The following are encoded together in the Pseudomonas sp. IB20 genome:
- a CDS encoding amino acid permease — MHQQEKGLKRGLSARHIRFMALGSAIGTGLFYGSASAIQMAGPAVLLAYLIGGAAVFMVMRALGEMAVHNPVSGSFGQYASTYLGPMAGFVLGWTYAFEMIIVCLADVTAFGIYMGFWFPEVARWVWVLGIVFLIGGLNLCNVKVFGEMEFWLSLLKVGAIVAMILGGFGIMLFGIHSAGDTQASGLSNLWAHGGFMPNGIGGLIASFAVVMFAFGGIEIIGITAGEAKDPQRVIPKAINAVPLRILLFYVLTLFVLMAIYPWPQIGSEGSPFVQIFSNLGIGSAATILNIVVISAAVSAINSDIFGAGRMMYGLAQQGQAPKGFAQLSKQGVPWMTVVVMGAALLGGVVLNYLIPENVFLLIASIATFATVWVWLMILFTQVAMRRSMTKEQVAELKFPVPFWPYAPAAAIVFMLFVFGVLGYFPDTQAALLVGAVWIVLLVLAYLLWVKPAAGQTAKVHYDTALSHR; from the coding sequence ATGCACCAGCAAGAAAAAGGTTTGAAACGCGGGCTTAGCGCCCGACATATTCGCTTCATGGCACTCGGTTCCGCGATCGGCACCGGGCTGTTCTACGGCTCCGCCTCAGCCATCCAGATGGCCGGCCCCGCCGTGCTGCTGGCCTACCTGATCGGCGGCGCCGCGGTATTCATGGTTATGCGCGCCCTCGGCGAAATGGCTGTGCACAACCCGGTTTCCGGCTCCTTCGGCCAGTACGCCAGCACCTACCTGGGGCCTATGGCCGGGTTCGTCCTCGGCTGGACTTATGCGTTTGAAATGATCATCGTCTGTCTGGCCGACGTCACCGCCTTTGGCATCTACATGGGCTTCTGGTTTCCCGAAGTTGCGCGCTGGGTGTGGGTGCTTGGCATCGTGTTTTTGATCGGCGGCCTGAACCTGTGCAACGTCAAAGTGTTTGGCGAGATGGAGTTCTGGCTGTCGTTGCTCAAGGTCGGCGCCATTGTGGCGATGATCCTCGGTGGCTTCGGCATCATGCTGTTCGGCATCCATTCGGCCGGCGATACCCAGGCCAGCGGCCTGAGCAACCTGTGGGCCCACGGCGGCTTTATGCCCAACGGCATCGGCGGCCTGATCGCCTCGTTCGCGGTGGTGATGTTTGCCTTCGGCGGCATCGAAATCATCGGCATCACCGCCGGTGAAGCCAAAGACCCGCAGCGCGTGATCCCCAAGGCGATCAACGCGGTGCCGCTGCGCATCCTGTTGTTCTACGTGCTGACCCTGTTTGTGCTGATGGCGATTTACCCGTGGCCGCAGATCGGCAGCGAGGGCAGCCCGTTCGTGCAGATCTTTAGCAACCTCGGCATCGGCTCGGCAGCAACCATCCTCAACATCGTGGTGATCTCGGCGGCCGTCTCGGCCATTAACAGCGACATCTTCGGCGCCGGCCGCATGATGTACGGCCTGGCTCAGCAAGGGCAGGCGCCCAAGGGCTTTGCCCAGCTGTCCAAGCAAGGCGTGCCGTGGATGACCGTGGTGGTGATGGGCGCGGCGCTGCTTGGCGGCGTGGTGCTCAACTACCTGATCCCGGAAAACGTGTTCCTGCTGATCGCCTCGATTGCCACCTTCGCCACCGTGTGGGTGTGGCTGATGATTCTGTTCACCCAGGTCGCGATGCGCCGCTCGATGACCAAAGAACAGGTCGCCGAGCTGAAATTCCCGGTACCGTTCTGGCCGTATGCGCCCGCGGCTGCCATCGTGTTCATGCTGTTCGTGTTTGGTGTGCTGGGTTATTTCCCGGACACCCAGGCCGCTTTGCTGGTCGGCGCCGTGTGGATCGTGCTGCTGGTTCTGGCCTACCTGCTGTGGGTCAAACCCGCTGCCGGGCAAACGGCCAAGGTCCATTACGACACGGCTTTGTCTCATCGTTAA
- a CDS encoding HAL/PAL/TAL family ammonia-lyase yields MSQAAKIIIADAPMRWQDVVAVARFGAEIELSGHAWARIDNAQAIVQRIVTSGERAYGVNTGLGALCNVSLKGEQLSQLSRNTLLSHACGVGPVLSDEQTRAIICAAVINYSHGKSGLHPQVVHSLLALLNHGITPQVPSQGSVGYLTHMAHVGVALLGVGTVSYRGQIVTAQEALHAEGLQPVVLGAKDGLCLVNGTPCMTGLSCLALADAHHLLQWADVIGAMSFEAQRGQIDAFDEAIIALKPHPGMQQVGINLRALLDGSEVIASSKGIRTQDALSIRSIPQIHGAARDQVEHATRQIETELNSATDNPLLLGTPDNYRVVSQANPHGQSVALAADMLAIAMAEIGSVAERRLDRLINPHVSGLPAFLVSNPGVNSGMMIVQYVAASLCGQNRQLAQPAVLDNFVTSGLQEDHLSMGTNAALKLHQLLANVTQILAIEYLLAAQAFEFLKDQRFGAGTHSAWRLLREKVPAYEQDRWLAPDIASAAALLKDTALLHHVLPNLH; encoded by the coding sequence ATGTCCCAGGCAGCAAAAATCATCATCGCCGACGCCCCCATGCGCTGGCAGGACGTGGTCGCCGTCGCCCGCTTCGGCGCCGAGATCGAACTCTCGGGCCACGCCTGGGCGCGCATCGACAATGCCCAGGCCATCGTGCAGCGCATCGTCACCAGCGGTGAGCGCGCCTATGGTGTGAACACCGGCCTGGGCGCGCTGTGCAATGTGTCGCTCAAGGGCGAGCAACTCAGCCAGCTGTCGCGCAATACGCTTTTGAGCCACGCCTGTGGCGTCGGCCCGGTGCTCAGCGACGAGCAAACCCGTGCGATCATTTGCGCGGCTGTCATCAACTACAGCCACGGCAAATCCGGCCTGCACCCGCAGGTGGTGCATTCGCTGCTGGCGCTGCTCAACCACGGCATCACCCCGCAAGTACCGTCCCAGGGTTCGGTGGGCTACCTGACCCACATGGCCCACGTCGGCGTGGCCTTGCTCGGTGTCGGCACGGTGAGCTATCGCGGTCAGATCGTGACAGCGCAAGAAGCATTACACGCAGAAGGCTTGCAGCCTGTGGTACTCGGCGCCAAAGACGGCCTGTGCCTGGTCAACGGCACGCCGTGCATGACCGGCCTGAGCTGCCTGGCCCTGGCCGACGCCCACCACTTGCTGCAATGGGCCGACGTGATCGGCGCCATGAGCTTTGAGGCCCAGCGCGGCCAGATCGACGCCTTCGACGAAGCCATCATCGCCCTCAAGCCGCACCCGGGCATGCAGCAAGTCGGCATCAACCTGCGCGCCTTGCTCGATGGCAGTGAAGTGATCGCCAGCAGCAAGGGCATTCGTACTCAGGACGCCTTGAGCATCCGCTCGATCCCGCAGATTCACGGCGCGGCGCGCGACCAAGTTGAACACGCCACCCGCCAGATCGAGACCGAACTTAACAGCGCCACCGATAACCCGCTGTTGCTGGGCACGCCGGATAACTACCGCGTGGTGTCCCAGGCCAACCCGCACGGGCAGTCCGTGGCATTGGCGGCCGACATGCTCGCCATCGCCATGGCCGAAATCGGCTCGGTGGCCGAGCGCCGTCTGGACCGCCTGATTAACCCGCACGTCAGCGGCTTGCCGGCGTTCCTGGTCAGCAACCCTGGGGTTAACTCCGGGATGATGATCGTGCAGTACGTCGCCGCCTCGCTGTGCGGGCAAAACCGCCAGTTGGCGCAACCGGCGGTGCTCGACAATTTCGTCACCTCGGGCCTGCAGGAAGACCACCTGAGCATGGGCACCAACGCCGCGCTCAAGCTGCACCAGCTGTTGGCCAACGTTACCCAGATTCTCGCCATCGAATACCTGTTGGCGGCCCAGGCTTTCGAGTTTCTCAAGGACCAGCGTTTCGGCGCGGGCACCCACAGCGCCTGGCGCCTGCTGCGTGAAAAGGTCCCGGCCTACGAGCAGGACCGCTGGTTGGCGCCAGACATCGCGAGTGCCGCCGCGTTGCTTAAAGACACCGCTTTGCTGCACCACGTATTACCTAATTTGCACTAA
- the hutI gene encoding imidazolonepropionase translates to MKTLWQHCHVATMAGGKYSIIEDAAMVTAGQLIEWVGPRSQVPPADYAQVHDLQGAWVTPGLIDCHTHTVFGGNRSGEFEQRLEGVSYAEIAAKGGGIASTVRATRAATEDELFASAHKRLRSLLRDGVTTVEIKSGYGLDLASERKLLRVIRRLGEALPVSVRATCLAAHALPPEYKDRADDYIDHICAEMLPALAAEGLVDAVDAFCEYLAFSPEQVERVFKVAQQLGLPVKLHAEQLSSLHGSSLAARYHALSADHLEFMTEDDAIAMAASGTVAVLLPGAFYFLRETQLPPMDALRKHGVKIAIASDLNPGTSPALSVRLMLNMACTLLRMTPEEALAGATQHAATALGMGDTHGSLEVGKVADFVAWQIDRPADLAYWLGGELDKRVVRHGVDVTV, encoded by the coding sequence ATGAAAACGCTTTGGCAACACTGCCACGTCGCAACCATGGCAGGCGGCAAGTACTCGATCATCGAGGATGCCGCCATGGTCACTGCAGGCCAACTCATCGAGTGGGTCGGCCCCCGCAGCCAAGTGCCGCCGGCGGATTACGCCCAGGTGCATGACCTGCAAGGCGCGTGGGTCACCCCCGGGCTGATCGACTGCCACACCCACACGGTGTTCGGCGGCAATCGCAGCGGCGAATTCGAGCAGCGCCTTGAAGGCGTGAGCTACGCCGAAATCGCGGCCAAGGGTGGCGGCATTGCCAGCACCGTACGCGCCACCCGCGCCGCCACTGAAGATGAACTGTTTGCCAGCGCGCACAAGCGCCTGCGCAGTTTGCTGCGTGACGGCGTGACCACGGTGGAGATCAAATCCGGCTACGGCCTGGACCTGGCCAGTGAGCGTAAATTGCTGCGGGTGATCCGTCGCCTCGGCGAAGCGCTGCCGGTCAGCGTGCGCGCCACCTGCCTGGCGGCCCACGCGTTGCCGCCGGAGTACAAGGATCGCGCTGACGATTACATCGACCACATCTGCGCCGAGATGCTGCCGGCCCTGGCCGCGGAAGGGCTCGTGGACGCGGTGGATGCGTTCTGCGAATACCTGGCGTTTTCCCCGGAGCAGGTTGAGCGCGTCTTCAAGGTTGCCCAGCAACTCGGCCTGCCGGTGAAGCTGCACGCCGAGCAACTGTCGTCGTTGCACGGTTCCAGCCTGGCCGCGCGTTACCACGCGCTGTCGGCGGACCACCTGGAATTCATGACCGAAGACGACGCGATCGCCATGGCTGCCTCCGGCACCGTCGCGGTGCTGTTGCCGGGTGCGTTCTACTTTCTGCGTGAAACCCAGTTGCCGCCGATGGATGCCCTGCGCAAGCACGGCGTGAAGATTGCCATCGCCAGTGACCTCAACCCCGGCACCTCGCCGGCCTTGTCGGTGCGCCTGATGCTGAACATGGCCTGCACGCTGCTGCGCATGACCCCGGAAGAAGCCCTGGCCGGTGCCACCCAGCATGCGGCCACCGCGCTGGGCATGGGCGATACCCATGGCTCGCTGGAAGTGGGCAAGGTCGCTGATTTTGTCGCTTGGCAGATTGATCGCCCCGCCGACTTGGCCTACTGGCTCGGCGGTGAGCTGGATAAACGCGTTGTGCGCCACGGCGTCGATGTCACTGTTTAA
- the hutG gene encoding N-formylglutamate deformylase, translating into MDKVLNFKQGRVPLLISMPHAGLRLTPAVEAGLIPEAQSLPDTDWHIPTLYDFAEALGASTLSAEYSRFVIDLNRPSDDKPLYVGATTGLYPATLFDGVPLFREGLEPSAEERATYLQKIWGPYHRALQEELARLKAEFGYALLFDAHSIRSVIPHLFDGKLPDFNLGTFNGAACDPELASQLEAICATHPQYTHVLNGRFKGGHITRHYGDPAQDIHAVQLELCQSAYMEEFEPFRYRPDLAEPTRVVLKQLLEGFLGWGRQRYSR; encoded by the coding sequence TTGGATAAGGTTCTGAACTTCAAACAAGGCCGCGTACCGCTGCTGATCAGCATGCCTCATGCCGGCCTGCGCCTGACGCCTGCGGTCGAAGCCGGCTTGATCCCCGAGGCGCAAAGCCTGCCGGACACCGACTGGCACATCCCCACGCTGTATGACTTTGCCGAGGCGCTGGGCGCCAGCACCCTGTCGGCGGAGTACTCGCGGTTTGTGATCGACCTGAACCGGCCATCGGACGACAAGCCGCTGTACGTCGGCGCCACCACCGGCCTGTACCCGGCGACATTGTTCGACGGCGTGCCGCTGTTCCGCGAAGGCCTGGAGCCGTCGGCAGAGGAGCGCGCCACCTACCTGCAAAAGATCTGGGGCCCGTACCACCGCGCCCTGCAAGAGGAACTGGCGCGGCTCAAAGCCGAGTTCGGCTACGCATTGCTGTTTGATGCGCACTCGATCCGCTCGGTGATCCCGCACCTGTTCGACGGCAAGCTGCCGGACTTCAACCTCGGCACCTTCAACGGCGCGGCTTGCGACCCCGAGCTGGCGAGCCAGTTGGAAGCCATCTGCGCCACGCATCCGCAGTACACCCACGTGCTCAACGGGCGCTTCAAGGGCGGGCACATCACCCGGCATTACGGCGACCCGGCGCAGGATATCCACGCCGTGCAGTTGGAGTTGTGCCAGAGCGCTTATATGGAAGAGTTTGAGCCGTTTCGTTATCGGCCAGATTTGGCTGAGCCGACGCGGGTGGTGTTGAAGCAGTTGCTGGAAGGGTTTTTAGGTTGGGGGCGGCAGCGTTATTCAAGGTAA
- the hutH gene encoding histidine ammonia-lyase, with protein MNVTALNLIPGQLSLAQLRAIYQQPVTLSLDDSATAQIEASVACVEQILAENRTAYGINTGFGLLASTRIASEDLENLQRSLVLSHAAGVGEPISDALVRLVMVLKVNSLSRGFSGIRRQVIDALIALINAEVYPHIPLKGSVGASGDLAPLAHMSLVLLGEGKARYKGEWLEATEALKVAGLTPLTLAAKEGLALLNGTQVSTAYALRGLFEGEDLFAGALACGGLTVEAVLGSRSPFDARIHAARGQRGQIDSAAAYRDLLGESSEVSQSHQNCDKVQDPYSLRCQPQVMGACLTQFRQAAEVLVVEANAVSDNPLVFAAEGDVISGGNFHAEPVAMAADNMALAIAEIGSLSERRISLMMDKHMSQLPPFLVGNGGVNSGFMIAQVTAAALASENKALSHPHSVDSLPTSANQEDHVSMAPAAGKRLWEMAENTRGILAVEWLAACQGLDLRDGLKTSPKLEKARGILRAKVGFYDKDRFFAPDINAASELLATRCLNELVPAKLLPSL; from the coding sequence ATGAATGTGACTGCGCTAAATCTGATTCCAGGCCAATTGAGCCTTGCCCAACTGCGGGCTATCTACCAGCAGCCGGTAACCCTCAGCCTGGATGACAGCGCCACGGCGCAGATCGAAGCCAGTGTTGCCTGCGTGGAGCAGATTCTCGCCGAGAACCGCACCGCCTACGGCATCAACACCGGTTTCGGCCTGCTGGCCTCGACCCGCATCGCCAGTGAGGACCTGGAAAACCTCCAGCGTTCGCTGGTGCTGTCCCACGCCGCCGGCGTGGGTGAGCCGATCAGCGACGCGCTGGTGCGGCTGGTCATGGTGCTCAAGGTCAACAGCCTCAGCCGTGGGTTCTCCGGGATCCGCCGCCAGGTCATCGACGCATTGATCGCGCTGATCAACGCCGAGGTGTACCCGCACATCCCGCTCAAAGGTTCGGTCGGTGCCTCCGGCGACCTGGCGCCGTTGGCGCACATGTCGTTGGTACTGCTGGGCGAAGGCAAGGCGCGCTACAAAGGCGAATGGCTGGAAGCCACCGAAGCACTGAAAGTCGCCGGCCTGACGCCGCTGACCCTCGCCGCCAAAGAAGGCTTAGCGCTGCTCAACGGCACCCAAGTGTCCACCGCCTACGCCTTGCGTGGCCTGTTCGAAGGCGAAGACCTGTTCGCCGGCGCGCTGGCCTGCGGCGGCCTGACCGTGGAAGCGGTACTCGGCTCACGCTCGCCGTTTGACGCGCGTATCCACGCCGCACGTGGCCAGCGTGGGCAGATCGATTCGGCTGCGGCCTATCGCGACCTGCTCGGTGAAAGCAGCGAGGTGTCCCAGTCGCACCAGAACTGCGACAAAGTCCAAGACCCGTACTCCCTGCGCTGCCAGCCGCAAGTCATGGGCGCCTGCCTGACCCAGTTCCGCCAGGCTGCCGAAGTGCTGGTGGTGGAAGCCAATGCCGTGTCGGATAACCCGCTGGTGTTTGCAGCCGAAGGCGACGTGATCTCCGGTGGTAACTTCCACGCGGAACCGGTGGCCATGGCCGCTGATAACATGGCGCTGGCCATCGCCGAAATCGGCTCCCTGAGTGAGCGCCGTATCTCGCTGATGATGGACAAGCACATGTCGCAACTGCCGCCGTTCCTGGTGGGCAATGGCGGGGTCAACTCCGGCTTCATGATTGCCCAGGTGACCGCCGCCGCGCTCGCCAGCGAAAACAAGGCACTGTCCCATCCGCACAGCGTCGACAGTTTGCCGACGTCGGCCAACCAGGAAGACCACGTGTCGATGGCGCCGGCAGCAGGCAAGCGTCTGTGGGAAATGGCTGAGAACACCCGTGGCATTTTGGCGGTGGAATGGCTGGCCGCGTGCCAGGGCCTGGACCTGCGCGATGGCCTGAAAACCTCGCCGAAGTTGGAAAAAGCCCGTGGCATCCTGCGCGCCAAAGTGGGCTTCTACGACAAGGATCGCTTCTTCGCCCCGGACATCAATGCCGCCAGCGAACTGCTCGCCACCCGCTGCCTGAATGAGCTGGTGCCGGCCAAGTTGCTACCAAGTCTCTAA
- the pip gene encoding prolyl aminopeptidase, with protein sequence MQTWYPQIKPYARHDLAVDDTHTLYVDESGSPEGLPVVFIHGGPGSGCDAQSRCYFDPNLYRIVTFDQRGCGRSTPRASLENNTTWDLVADLERIREHLGIDKWVLFGGSWGSTLSLSYAQTHPERVHGLILRGIFLARPQDIHWFYQEGASRMFPDYWQDYLAPIPADERHDMVAAYHKRLTGNDQIAQMHAAKAWSGWEGRMLGLCPSPQHVERFSEPQRALSIARIECHYFTNNSFLEPNQLIRDMHKIAHLPGVIIHGRYDMICPLDNAWELHQAWPNSELQVIREAGHAASEPGITDALVRATGEMARRLLDLPPEEA encoded by the coding sequence ATGCAGACTTGGTACCCGCAGATCAAACCCTACGCCAGGCACGATCTGGCCGTCGATGACACCCACACGCTGTACGTCGATGAAAGTGGCTCCCCCGAAGGTTTGCCCGTGGTCTTTATCCACGGTGGCCCCGGCTCCGGTTGCGACGCCCAGAGCCGCTGCTACTTTGATCCCAACCTGTACCGCATTGTCACCTTCGACCAGCGTGGCTGCGGGCGCTCTACGCCTCGCGCCAGCCTGGAAAACAACACCACCTGGGATCTGGTCGCTGACCTTGAGCGCATCCGCGAACACCTGGGCATCGACAAATGGGTGCTGTTTGGCGGTTCCTGGGGCTCGACCCTGTCCCTGTCTTACGCGCAAACCCACCCCGAGCGCGTGCATGGCCTGATCTTGCGCGGCATTTTCCTGGCTCGCCCGCAGGACATTCACTGGTTCTACCAGGAAGGCGCGAGCCGCATGTTTCCGGATTACTGGCAGGACTACCTCGCACCGATCCCGGCAGATGAGCGCCACGATATGGTCGCCGCTTACCACAAGCGCCTGACCGGCAATGACCAGATCGCCCAGATGCACGCGGCCAAGGCTTGGTCCGGCTGGGAAGGGCGCATGTTGGGCCTGTGCCCGAGCCCGCAGCATGTCGAGCGGTTTTCCGAACCGCAGCGCGCGCTGTCGATCGCCCGTATCGAGTGCCACTACTTCACCAACAACTCTTTCCTTGAGCCCAACCAGCTGATTCGCGACATGCACAAGATCGCCCATCTGCCTGGCGTAATCATTCATGGTCGCTACGATATGATCTGCCCGTTGGACAACGCCTGGGAATTGCATCAGGCCTGGCCCAACAGCGAGTTGCAGGTGATCCGTGAGGCCGGCCATGCCGCGTCCGAGCCCGGCATCACTGATGCGCTGGTGCGCGCGACCGGCGAGATGGCACGGCGCCTGCTTGATCTGCCGCCAGAAGAAGCATGA
- a CDS encoding alpha/beta hydrolase, which produces MYPISPQMAAFVAKTESFTSDDSSLAGLRQNYDRMCQAFTPAQPDELQVSDATLGGVKVRCYHPATTPPAQGWPCLLYMHGGGWVVGGLDSHDFICFELASALQVLVIAIDYRLAPEHPFPAAYQDCRAVWQAIQAGQGPHAINLQRLVVMGDSAGGNLAAALCLGLRDDGLPLPCAQVLIYPGLGGPADLPSRRDCMDAPLLSTADTGDYLALYLQGAGKPSAYAMPLLAEDFSGLPKALIAVAQFDPLRDDGMLYAERLQAAGVEAVLYPGKGLVHGCLRARGQAPEVDQLYDYLLSYVRSERLTQV; this is translated from the coding sequence ATGTACCCGATTTCTCCGCAGATGGCGGCCTTTGTTGCCAAGACTGAGTCCTTCACCAGTGACGATTCATCGCTGGCCGGCTTGCGCCAGAACTACGATCGCATGTGCCAGGCGTTCACCCCGGCGCAGCCTGATGAGCTGCAAGTCTCGGACGCTACGCTTGGCGGGGTGAAGGTTCGCTGCTATCACCCCGCAACGACCCCTCCAGCGCAAGGCTGGCCATGCCTCCTTTATATGCACGGCGGCGGCTGGGTGGTCGGCGGGCTGGATTCCCATGATTTCATCTGCTTCGAACTGGCCAGCGCGCTGCAGGTGCTGGTGATTGCCATCGACTACCGTCTGGCGCCGGAGCATCCGTTCCCGGCGGCGTACCAAGATTGCCGCGCGGTTTGGCAGGCGATCCAAGCGGGGCAGGGGCCGCACGCCATCAACCTGCAGCGCTTGGTGGTGATGGGTGACAGCGCGGGCGGCAATCTGGCGGCGGCGTTGTGCCTGGGCCTGCGCGACGACGGCCTGCCGCTGCCCTGCGCCCAGGTGCTGATTTATCCCGGGTTGGGCGGGCCGGCCGATTTGCCGTCGCGCCGTGACTGCATGGACGCGCCGCTGCTCAGTACCGCCGACACTGGCGACTACCTGGCGCTGTACCTGCAGGGGGCGGGCAAGCCGTCGGCCTATGCCATGCCACTGCTGGCCGAGGATTTCAGCGGCTTGCCCAAGGCGCTGATCGCCGTGGCCCAGTTCGACCCGCTGCGCGACGACGGCATGCTGTATGCCGAACGCCTGCAAGCGGCGGGCGTCGAGGCCGTGCTGTATCCCGGCAAAGGCTTGGTCCACGGCTGTTTGCGCGCGCGCGGCCAGGCGCCGGAGGTGGATCAGCTGTACGACTACCTGTTGTCTTACGTGAGGAGCGAGCGGCTGACACAGGTCTAA
- the dtd gene encoding D-aminoacyl-tRNA deacylase, translating into MKGLLQRVSGARVEVEGEVVGAIDQGLLVLVAVEPSDTPESADKLLHKLLNYRVFSDDEGKMNLSLKDIGGGLLLVSQFTLAADTKSGLRPSFSTAAPPALGAALFEHLLLQAQQMHGKVASGRFGADMQVHLVNDGPVTFLLQT; encoded by the coding sequence ATGAAGGGCCTGTTGCAACGGGTGAGTGGCGCTCGGGTCGAGGTGGAAGGCGAAGTTGTAGGGGCGATTGACCAAGGTTTGCTGGTGCTGGTGGCCGTCGAGCCTTCAGATACGCCCGAGAGCGCCGACAAACTGCTGCACAAGCTGCTTAACTATCGGGTGTTCAGCGACGACGAGGGCAAAATGAACTTGTCGTTGAAGGATATCGGCGGCGGTTTGCTGCTGGTGTCGCAGTTCACCCTGGCGGCGGATACCAAAAGCGGGTTGCGGCCGAGCTTCTCCACGGCGGCCCCTCCGGCCCTGGGAGCGGCGCTTTTTGAACACTTGTTGTTACAAGCGCAACAAATGCATGGCAAGGTGGCGTCAGGGCGTTTTGGCGCGGATATGCAGGTGCATTTGGTCAATGATGGCCCTGTAACCTTCCTCTTACAGACGTGA
- a CDS encoding choline ABC transporter substrate-binding protein, with translation MKRLFNRYLLTLTGAALLSAHAMAAEPASCKTVRMGVVSWTDVVATSGMADVLLNGLGYDSKQTSAVQQIIFAGIRDKRLDIFLGYWKPAMDNNIAPFLAAKQVKVFDTPSLSDAQATLAVPQYVADAGLKTFADIARFKDKLGGKLYGIEPGSGANTDIQKMIDTNHFGLGGFKLVASGEAGMLAAVQRAVNRKEFVVFVGWTPHPMNINMKMAYLTGSEDVFGADEGRATVSTVTAPDFAERCPNANRLLTNLTFTAAQESQLMVPIMERQSPQEVAKQWLRDHPEDLQRWLAGVTAFDGGDGAAAVQASLKP, from the coding sequence ATGAAAAGACTGTTCAACCGCTACCTGTTGACCCTCACCGGCGCCGCGCTACTCAGTGCGCACGCCATGGCCGCAGAACCTGCGTCGTGCAAAACCGTGCGCATGGGCGTGGTCAGTTGGACCGACGTGGTCGCCACCTCCGGCATGGCCGACGTGCTGCTCAACGGCCTGGGCTATGACAGCAAACAGACCAGCGCGGTGCAGCAGATCATCTTTGCTGGCATCCGCGACAAGCGCCTGGATATCTTCCTCGGTTACTGGAAACCGGCGATGGACAACAACATCGCGCCGTTCCTGGCCGCCAAGCAGGTCAAGGTCTTCGACACGCCCAGCCTGTCTGACGCCCAAGCCACCCTGGCCGTGCCGCAATACGTAGCCGACGCTGGGTTGAAAACCTTTGCTGACATCGCCCGCTTCAAAGACAAACTGGGCGGCAAGCTCTACGGCATCGAGCCTGGCAGTGGCGCCAATACCGACATCCAGAAAATGATCGACACCAACCATTTCGGCCTGGGCGGCTTCAAGCTGGTGGCGTCCGGTGAAGCGGGGATGCTGGCGGCGGTGCAGCGCGCGGTGAATCGCAAGGAGTTCGTGGTGTTTGTCGGTTGGACCCCGCACCCGATGAACATCAACATGAAAATGGCCTACCTCACCGGCAGCGAAGATGTGTTCGGCGCCGACGAAGGCCGCGCCACGGTTTCTACCGTCACTGCGCCGGACTTCGCCGAGCGCTGCCCCAACGCCAACCGCTTGCTGACCAACCTGACCTTCACCGCCGCCCAGGAAAGCCAACTGATGGTGCCGATCATGGAACGCCAATCGCCCCAGGAGGTTGCCAAGCAATGGCTGCGCGACCACCCCGAGGACTTGCAGCGCTGGTTGGCGGGTGTTACGGCGTTTGATGGCGGCGATGGCGCGGCGGCCGTGCAAGCCAGCCTAAAACCCTAA